DNA from Streptomyces sp. NBC_01260:
GCGCGGCCGTCCGGGCGGCGGCCAGATTTACCGAGGCGGCGTCCAGTTCACCGGCTTCGACGGCCGCGACGACCTGCGCGTCGGTGGTGCCGCCCGTGCCGGGCATCTCCAGGTCGAGCCCGGCGGCGACGGAGGCGACGCGGTCCTGGACGGCGCCCCAGTCGCTGACCACGGCCCCGTCGAAGCCCCACTCGCCGCGCAGCACGTCGGTGAGCAGCCAGCGGTTCTCGGAGGCGTAGGTGCCGTTGATCCGGTTGTACGAGCACATCACCGTCCACGGCTGCGCCTGCTGGACGACCTGCTGGAAGGCCCGCAGGTAGATCTCGCGCAGCGGGCGGGCGGCGACATCGGAGCTGGAGCGCATCCGGTCGTACTCGGTGTTGTTGGCCGCGAAGTGCTTGAGCGAGGCGCCGACGCCGGTGCTCTGCAACCCACGCACCCAGGCGGTGGCCAGGGTGCCGGTGAGCTGCGGGTCCTCCGAGAAGTACTCGAAATTGCGGCCGCAGCGCGGGTCCCGCTTGATGTTCACGCCCGGGCCGAGCAGCACGTCCACACCCAGCGCCCGGCTCTCCACGCCCAGCGCCCGGCCGACCTCGCCAACCAGCTCGGTGTCCCAGCTCTGGCCGAGGCCGACGGCGGGCGGGAAGCACGTCGCGGGCCGGCTGGCCGAGATGCCCAGGTGGTCGGCGTCCTCCGCCTGGAGCCGGACGCCGTGCGGGCCGTCGGTCAGGGTCAGGGCCGGGACGGGGCCGACGGCCTTGGTCGTCCAGAAGTCGGCTCCGCTGCCGAGCGCGGCGCGCTCCGCGAGTGAGAGCTCCGGCGTTTCGGGGCCGGTGGGGTCGAGAGCAGTCACGGGGTCTCCTCGGGGAGTGCGGGGTTCATGGGAGGACATGGCGTGCGACGTGACGTGACACGTCGCGCTCGGATGTCCGCCGAAGCGTGGGGTCCGGCCGGGACCGGCGGGTGCCCGGCCGGGAAGACCGGGGCCCGCCGCTCCGAGGCCCGACGCATCCCCCGTCAGGTGGGGCACGTCGGAGGAGGGCGGCCCGGCACTGCCGGAGCTCGGTCACCCTGCCGAATGCGAAAACAGTACGTCATTCTGTTTTGGCGCCACAAGGGCTGCGACCAGGTCACTTCCAGTGGCAGCCGGTGGCAGTCGGTGGCGGGAGGTGGCATAGGGTCGTCGTCATGGCTCGAACACGTGGCTCCTACGCGAAAGGCATCGCCAAGCGCGAGGAGATTCTCGACACCGCGCTGGAGATCGTCGCCAGGGTCGGCTACAGCCGCGCCACCGTGCGCGAACTGGCCCAGGCCGTCGGCCTCAGCCAGACCGGCCTGCTGCATTACTTCGGCAGCAAGGAACAGCTCTTCATCGAGATCCTGCGCCGCCGCGACGCCGTCGACCTGCTGACAGTCGGCGGCCAGGAAGGCGGCGAGGGCACAGCCGCATTCCCGCCCGACCTCGCACGGGCGCTCGCCGACCTCCAGCGCCACAACTCCGACGTCCCCGGCCTGGTCCAGCTCTTCTCACGTCTCTCCGCCGAGGCCGTCGAACCCGACCACCCCGGGCACGCGTACTTCCGCGACCGCTACCGCTACGCCCGGGCCGGCGGCGCCGACGCGATCCGCGCCCAGCAGGCCACCGGTCAGCTGCCGGAGGACATCGACGCCGACCGCCTCGCCGTCCTGGTCTTCGCGCTGATCGACGGGCTTCAGATGCAGTGGCAGTACGACCCCGAGATCGACATGGCCGAGCAGCTGTCCTACTTCTGGAACCTGCTGGGCCGGTGACCCCCTACCGCTCGTGCGGGAGGTCCTCGAACTCCCAGGAGTGGCCAGGCTCGTGGCCGGTGAACAGCCAGCACGCCTGTTGCAGCCGAGGAGCGATGGCCGGGTCCACCCGTTCGCACGGTTCGGCGCAGACATAGGTGAAGGCGTCACCGCTCCAGCGCAGCCATACGCCAAAGGTGCCGCGTCCCGTGGAGCGGCCGGTCCGCTGCGGCACGGCCTGAACGGAGCGGCCGTCCGGCGAGCGTCACGAGCAGACCGGCGGCGGGATCGAGCACGGTGAGCACGTCAGACCCTCCGGCCTCCAGCCGCGCCATCGCCTGCTCCTGCTGGTCCGGGTCGTGTGCCCACGCCCGGAGACCGTCCGGGACGGCGGGGCCCTCGAAGCCGATCGGCCGGACGCCCGGTATGCCGGGGGCGCCGGGACCGTCCGCGAGCCGATGCGCCTGCCGCCGAAGCCACCGGAGCGCGAGCCGGCGGTTCGCCACGGTCGCCCTGCCGAGCGAAACCGCCCTCCAGCCGGCCGTCGCGGTGACCTCCACCTCGTAGACCGTGCCCGCCAGGGGCCTCACAGCACCTCACCCCGACTCCGCGCGTTGCACCGCGCGTTCTCGGCCCGCAGCCGCTCTATGGCATCCGCGGGGCGCACATGCTCGGGCTCGGCCTCCCACTCGGTCCCGCCACAGACCGGCCGCAGCGACCAGTACGGGCCGGCGACCCCTCGGAACTCACCCACCCGGCCTTGCCGGGCGGTGTCCACCATGAGCGTGCCGGGAGCAGGAAGGTGACGAGGGCGTCCGTCCAGGGAACCGTCTTCTACGCACACGATCGTGCCTCTCCGTAGCCATTCCACTACCAAGGCGGCTCAGCGTGGCCTACGGTCGAAACCTGATCAACGTGGCTCAACAGTCAGCCAAGTTGGGGGTGAAGGGTGAATCGCAAGGAGTTGGACCCGGAGAGTAGCCCGCAGGCAGCGTTCGGGGCACGATTACGCAGCTCACGCGAGGCTCGCGGCTGGAAGCAAGACGAACTCTCCACCCGTACGGGCATTTCCAGCGGGCACATTTCAGGCGTCGAAACTGGTCGCAAGATGCCATCTTTGCGCTTCGCGAAAGCTGCTGACGTGGCCTTGGGCATTGCGGGCACAGGCGACACATTCGAACGCCAATGGCGCGAGATGCAGCACGGCAGCCTGCTGGAAGGGTTCCCGGAATACGTCGGGCATGAAGGGCGAGCTGCGGAGGTCCGGCTATTCGAGTCCGGCCTGATCCCAGGACTGCTCCAGACGCCGGAGTACGCGACGGCCCTTGAGGCAAGTAACGTCAGGCGAGGTTCCATCACGGCCGAACAGGCTCAAGAGCGGGTCGAGTTCCTGATGGATCGCCAAGCCGCCCTGACACGAATGCTGCCGCCTCTGTTGTTCGTGGTGCTCGATGAGAGCTGTATCCGCCGACCGATCGGCGGCCATGAGGTCATGCATCGGCAGTTGGCGCGCTTGATCGAGTTCGCCGAGGAGCCGAACACGTCCCTTCAGGTCGCTCCCTTCGCCATGGGAGAACGGCGGCCCTTCACCCGTTTGGTCAACCTGCTGACGCTGAAGGACCGTTCCATCGTCGCTTACGTCGAGTCCGAGATCCACGGGTACCTGGAACGGGAGAGCGCTTCCGTGCTGCCCTTGCTGAGGGCCTACCATCAGCTACAGACAGAAGCGCCCTCCCAAGCGGAGTCTGTAGCCATGATCACTCAGGTACGAAAGGGCACCCCGTGACCGATTACCCGTCCCTCCAGTGGGTCAAGTCCTCGTACAGCGGCAACGGCGGTTCCTGCGTCGAGTGGGCGCCGTCGAGCGCATCCGCTACCGGCGTGGTCCCCGTCCGTGACTCCAAGAATCTGAGCGGCCCCATGCTGACCGTTCCCGCCGACGCGTTCGCGTCCTTCGTGGCGGGCGTGAAGGCCGGAGAGTTCGGCACCGTCTGAACAACCGCCCCGCTCCGCCACCGAGTCGGAGGCTGAGCGGGGCGGTTGCCGTTCAGCGGTTCACAGCAGGAACCCTTCGGGGAACGGGTCGGACGGGTCCAGGAAGTACTGCGCGGTTCCGGTGATCCAGGCGCGGCCCGTGACGGTGGGGACGACCGCGGGCAGTGTGCCGACGGTGGTCTCAGCGACCAGTCGGCCGGTGAACGTCGTGCCGATGAAGGACTCGTTCACGAAGTCCGTGTCCAGCGGGAGTTCGCCCCGTGCGTGGAGCTGGGCCATCCGTGCGGAGGTCCCGGTGCCGCACGGTGACCGGTCGAACCAGCCGGGGTGGATGGCCATGGCGTGCCGGGAGTGGACGGCGTCGGAGCCGGGTGCGATCAGCTGGACGTGCTTGAGCCCGTGGATGCCGGGATCGAGCGGATGGACCGGGCGGTCCGTCTCGTTGACCGCGTCCATCAGGGCGAGCCCCGCCTCCAGCAGCTCGTCCTTGCGCGAGCGGTCGAACGGAAGTCCTAGATCGGCCAGTTGCACCATCGCGTAGAAGTTGCCGCCGTAGGCAAGGTCGTACGTGACCGTGCCGCGGCCGGGGACCTTCGCCGTGAGTCCCAGCCCGGCGGAGAAGGCGGGGACGTTGGTCAGGGTGACGGAGGTGGCGGCGCCGTCCTCGACGTGGACATCGACGGAGACGAGTCCGGCCGGGGTGTCCAGCCGCACCGTGGTGACCGGTTCGGTGACCTCCACCATGCCGGTCTCCACCAGCACGGTGGCCACCCCGATGGTGCCGTGTCCGCACATCGGCAGACAGCCCGAGACCTCCATGAACAGGACCCCGAAGTCGGCGTCGGGCCGGGTCGGCGGCTGGAGGACGGCACCGCTCATGGCGGCATGGCCGCGCGGCTCGTACATCAGCAGGGTGCGTACCGCGTCGCGGTGCGCCATGAAGTAGTCGCGTCGTTCGGCCATGGTGGCGCCGGGGATGGTGCCGATCCCGCCGGTGATGACACGGGTGGGCATGCCCTCGGTGTGCGAGTCGACGGCGTGGAATATGTGACGCGTGCGCAAGTCTCCCCCTCGCGATGTCCTGCCGCTCCGCTGCGATGTGCGGCGCGCGGCGTGTCGTGTGCGGTGTGCGTTCTTCGCTCGTGCCGTGGCCCGGTCAGTCCAGTCCCTCGGCGAGCGCCTTCTCGGTGGCGGCGCGCACGGCGGCCGCGGACTCGGCATCGAGGGGCAGCCGCGGCGGCCGGGTGGGACCGCCGTGCCGTCCGACGATGTCCATCGACGCCTTGATCGCCTGGACGAACTCCGGCTTGGAGTCCCACCGCAGCAGCGGGTGCAGCCGCCGGTAGAGGGGCAGGGCCGTCTCCAGGTCCCCGGAGACCGCGGCGCGGTAGAGCGCGACACAGCCGGCGGGCAGCATGTTGGGGCAGCCCGCGATCCAGCCGACCGCACCGGCCAGGGCGAGTTCCAGCAGGACGTCGTCGGCGCCGACCAGCAGGTCGAGCCCGGGGGCCTCCTCAGCGATCTCGTAGGCCCTGCGGACGTCCCCGCTGAACTCCTTGACGGCCACGATGGACCCGTCCGCGTGGAGCTGCGCGAGCAGCCTCGGGGTCAGATCGACCTTGGTGTCGTACGGATTGTTGTACGCGACGACCGGCAGGCCCGCCGCGGCGACTTCGGCGTAGTGCGCACGGACCGCGACGTCCTCGCACGAGTAGCCGTTGGGCGGCAGCAGCAGGACGGAGCCGGCGCCCGCCTCCGCGGCCTGGTCGGCCCGGCGGCGCGACTGGGCGCTGTCGTAGGCGGAGACCCCGGGCATGACCCTGGCGCCGTCCCCGGCGGCTTCGACCGCGACGCGCACCACTTGGTCGCGCTCCTGGTCCGTGAGGGTCTGGTACTCCCCCAGCGAGCCGTTGGGCACCACCCCGTCGCAGCCGGCGTCCACGAGGTCGCGCACATGGGCCGCGTACGCGTCGAAGTCGATGGACCGGTCGTCGCGCAGGGTGAGCGGGGTGGCGACCATGACGCCTCGCCAAGGACTGTTCCGAGCAGCGGAGTTCGTCGACATCTGGGCTCCTTAAAGGTGTGACATGACATGAACCGGCGAAGGAGAAAGAGAAGGCCGAGGTCCCGGAGGGGACCGGGAGACGTGCGCGCCGCGGGGCTTCACACGTCCTCGGGGCGGGCCGCACGGGCGAGCGTGGAGAGCGGGACCGGGCAGGCGAGCGGACGGCGGTCGGGGGATCCGGCCTCCGCGGCGCAGCCGGCCAGTCCCCGGACCGCGAATCCGCACATCCGGCCCTGGCACCAGCCCATCCCGGCCCGGGTGAGGAGCTTGACCGTACGGCTGTCCCCGGCACCGAGGTCGTCGACCGCCGTGCGGATCGCGCCGGCGGTGACCTCCTCGCAGCGGCAGACCTCCGTGTCCGCGGCGAGCCACTCGGTCCAGCCGGGTCCGGGCCGGTGCACGGCGCCCATCAGCTCGGCGAACGCGCGCATCCGCCGCCGGGCCCGGCGCAGCGCCGTCGCCCGGTGCGGGTCCCGGCCCCGCGTCCCGTCCCGTGCGTCACCGAGCGCCGAGAGGGCCGCCAGCTCCCCCTCGGCCAGCGCGAGGTGCACGCCGCCGATGCCGCCCGTCTCGCCCGCGGCCCAGACGCCGGGCACGGTGGTGCGCAGATCCTCGTCGAGCACCAGCGCGGCCGACCCGTCCGCGCCGCACCGGGTCGCGCAGCCCAGACCGACGGCGAGGTCCAGCTGGGGCACCAGTCCGTGGCCGACGGCCAGCGTGTCGCAGTCGATACGGCGCCCGGTCCCGGGCAGCGGACGCCAATCGCGGTCCAGGCGGCTGACGGTGACGCCTTCCACCCGGTCGGTGCCGTGCACGGCGGTGACCGCGCGGTGCGTCAGCACCCGCACCCGGTTGCGCGCCAGCGCCGCGCCGTGCCGTACCCCCTCCCGGAGCCGGCCGGGGTCGGCGGCCAGCACGCGGGGAGCGCGTGCGTACGCCCCGTATCCGGCGGCCTCCACCAGCGCGGGCACCCGGGCGCCGGCCCGCGCCAGGGACACCGCGACGGCCTGCAGCAGCGGCCCGCTGCCCGCGACGACGATGCGCCGTCCCGGCAGCACCAGTCCCGACTTGAGCATGGCCTGCGCCCCGGCCGCGCCCACGACACCCGGCAGGGTCCAGCCGGGAAAGGGCAGTTGCCGCTCGTGGGAACCGGTTGCGATCAGCAGCCGGCGTGCGCGCAGCGCGGCCGAACCCGCGCCGTCGGGACCGGTGACGGCGTGCAGGGTCCAGTCGGTCCCGGTCCGCTCGACGGCCCACACCTGATGCCCGGCGAGGTGGCGGATCCGCCCCGCCTCGCGGTGCCGGTCGAGACGGTCCCTCAGTCCGGCGAACCGCGCCCAGCCGTGGTGCAGCGCCTCGGGCCGGGTGGCGCCGAGTCCGGGGGCCGGGGCACGGTAGTACTGGCCGCCGGGCGCGTCCGCCGCGTCGAGCAGGACCACATCGAGTCCGCCGTCGGCCGCGGTGACCGCCGCGGCCAGTCCGGCCGGTCCGGCGCCCACCACCGCGAGTTCGGTGAAGGGCGGCGCGGCCGCGGAGTCGGGGGGCTCAGTGGCGGAGACCGGCATGTCCGTCCCCCTCCTGGGTGGTGACCACGTCGCCGGGGCGGGCGGGCAGCAGACAGGCCCGCCGGCCGGGGATCCCGTTCACGGTGACCAGGCAGTCGAAGCAGGAGCCGATGCCGCAGAAGGCGCCGCGTGGGCGTCCGTTCACCCTGGTGGTGCGCCACGTGAGGACGGAGGCCGCCCAGAGGGCTGCCGCGATGCTCTGACCGGGCAGCGCGGGGACCGGGCGGCCGTCGAAGGTGACCTCGAACCCCGGCCCGGACTCGGCACCGGCCACACCGGCCGGGGTACGGGCGGCGGTGCGCCTACGGATACGTATCACCAGGGCTCCTGTCTCGGTGATCGGGCGGTCGGGCCGGCAGCGGGCTGCTCGGGGCGTACGACGTCGCGGGCGGCGGTTCACCGCCCGGTTCCCGGCGTCATGTCGAACCGGTCGGGCCGGAACGGCTCGGGATCGATGGCGGGGGTCTCGCCGCGGATCGCCGCGATGACCAGCGCCGCCGTCGCGGGCGCCAGTCCGATCCCCGCGCCCTCGTGGCCGCAGGCGTGGAAGAGGCCCGGAACCCGGCGGTCGGGTCCGATCGCCGGGAGGTGATCGGGCAGGTAGGGGCGGAACCCGTGGTAGGCGCGCAGCACGCGGGCCGTCCCGAGTACGGGAAAGAGCGCGGCCGCCGCGGCGGCCAGCCGGCTGATCACCGGCACGGACAACGTACGGTCGAAACCGACCCGTTCGCGGCTGGCGCCGATCAGTACGGGCCCCGACGGCGTCCCCTCCACGACGGGCGAGGTCTGCAGCGCGGCCGACGCGCTGGACACATCGGCCACGTACTCCGCCGCGTACACCTTGTGCCTGATCAGCGGTGGCAGCGGCTCGGTCACCAGGACGAACCCGCGCCTGGGCAGCACGGGCAGTTCGACCCCCGCCAGCGCCGCCAGCTCGCCGCCCCGGACGCCCGTGGCGTTGACCACCGCGGGAGCGAGCAGATCGCCCCGGCCGGTCCGGACGCCGCGCACCGCACCCGTCGGTCCTCTCAGCACGGCCGTGACCGCCTCCCCGAGGTGGACGGCGGCTCCGGCGTCCCGTGCGGCGCGCACCAAGTGGGCTGCTGCCAGCGCGGGTTGAACCTGCGCGTCCTGCGGATAGAGGACTCCGCCCGCGAGGCCGGGCGCGAGGTGCGGCTCCAGTGCCGGCAGCTCGTGCGGAGCGACCGGGGAGGTCCGTACCCCCGCCTCGGCCTGCCCGGCCGCCGTCGCGGTCAGGGTGGCCAGCGACGACTCGTCCGCTGCGACCACCAGACCGCCCTTCTGCTCGAACTCGATCGCCGATGGCAGCACTTGGGAGAGTTCGTGCCAGAGGGACGCGGAGAGCAGTGCGAGGTTCAGCTCCGGACCCGGCGGCTTGTCGGAGACCAGGAGGTTCCCCTCCCCCGCCCCGGTGGTGCCACCGGCGACCGGTCCGCCGTCCACCACCGCGACCGCGAGTCCGGACCGGGCTGCGTAGTAGGCGCAGGCGGCGCCGACCACTCCGGCCCCGACCACGACAACGTCCAAAGGCTGTCTCGTGAACACATCAGTAATATGTCACATTGCTCAGAGGGTGCCAAGAGGTCGTCATCACGCCGAATATGACGTGTTGTCAGACCGGGTCCACCCCCTCACGACCGGCGGATTCGGCGGCCGGTGACCCGTGATGGGTGGATGCCCCCCATCGGGGAATGCAAGCCCTCGACCGCGCGGGGTGCCGACGACGAGGAGCGATATGCACGACGACAGCACACTGGTGGAGGGCCGGCTGGAGCGGGCCCTGCGCCAGTTCATCCGCCCCGCCGAGTACGCGGCGCGGATCCCGCTCACGCTGGCGGTGTGGCATGCACCGGGCGAGCCCGTTCCGGTGGCACAAGCGCTCGGGGCGCGCTACGAACCGTTCTCGGCCGGGACCGCGTGGGGCAGTCCGTGGACCACCAGCTGGTTCCGGCTCGACGGTGCGGTGCCGCGGGAATGGGCCGGCCGGCGGGTCGAGGTCGTGGTCGATCCGGGCTTCTCCGGTCAGGCGCCCGGCTTCCAGGCCGAGGGGATGCTGTACGACACCGAGGGCATCCCGCTGAAGGGCGTCCATCCCCGCAACCGCCATCTGACCGTCGGCGCACCCGCCGCCGGTGGCGAGCGGGTCTCCCTGTTGCTGGAGGCGGCGGCCAACCCGGCAGTACTGGAACACGGATTCGAGCCGACGCCGCTCGGGGACGTACTGACGGCGGGCGACGATCCGCTCTACCGGTTCACGTCGGCGGATCTCGCCGTGCTGGACGAGGGCGTCTGGCATCTCGTACTGGACATCGAGGTGCTGTCCGAGCTGATGCGGGAGCTGCCCACCGACCGGTCGCGGCGGCACGAGATCCTGCGGGCACTGGAGCGAATGCTCGACGCGCTCGATCTGCACGATGTGTCCGGTACGGCGGCGGCCGGACGGGCCGAGCTGGCCGAGGCCCTGTCCAGGCCCGCTTCGGCGAGCGCGCACCGGATCTCGGCCACCGGGCACGCGCACATCGACTCGGCGTGGCTGTGGCCGCTGCGCGAGACGGTGCGGAAGGCCTCCCGCACCTTCGCCAATGTCACCACGCTCGCCAAGGACTACCCGGAGCTGGTGTTCGCCTGTTCGCAGGCCCAGCAGTACGCCTGGGTCAAGGAGCACCAGCCGCACATCTGGGAGCGGATCGTGCGGGCGGTGGCGGACGGGCAGTGGGAGCCCGTCGGTTCGATGTGGGTGGAGTCCGACGCCAATCTGCCCGGCGGCGAGGCGCTGGCCCGGCAGATCGTGCACGGGAAGCGGTTCTTCGAGCAGGAGCTGGGAGTGGAGACCGAGGAGATCTGGCTGCCGGACTCCTTCGGCTGCACCGCCGCGTTCCCGCAGCTGGCCCGGCTGGCGGGAATCCGGTGGTTCCTGACGCAGAAACTGTCGTGGAACCAGACCGACAGGATGCCGCACCACACCTTCTGGTGGGAGGGCATCGACGGCACCCGGCTCTTCACCCACTTCCCGCCCGTGGACACCTACAACGCCCACTTCCACGGCCTCGAACTCGCCCACGCCGAGAAGAACTTCACGGACAAGGGACGGGCCACCCGCTCCCTGATGCCGTTCGGCTGGGGTGACGGCGGCGGCGGTCCGACCCGGGAGATGATGGAGAAGGCCCGCAGGCTCAGCGATCTGGAGGGGTCCCCGCGGGTCGGGATCGAGAAGCCGTCGGCGTTCTTCGCCGCGGCCGAGGAGGAGTACGGGGCGCAGGCGCCGGTCTGGTCGGGTGAGCTGTACCTGGAGCTGCACCGGGCGACGTACACCACTCAGGCGAAGACCAAGCAGGGCAACCGCCGCAGCGAACACCTGCTGCGAGAGACCGAGTTGTGGGCGACCGCGGCGGCCCTGCGGGCACCCGCGTACCGCTACCCGTACGAGGCGCTGGACCGGATCTGGAAGACGGTCCTGCTCCATCAGTTCCACGACATCCTGCCGGGCTCGTCCATCGCCTGGGTGCACCGCGAGGCCCGTGACACCTATGAGCGGGTGCGCGGGGAACTGGCGGACCTGGTGGCGGAGGCGGTGACGGCGCTCGGTGCGGCGCAGGGCCTGGTGGCTCTCAACTCCTGCCCGTACCAACGCAGTCAGGTCGTCGAGCTGGACGCCGAGGCGAGTGCGGTGCTGCCGTCCGGGGCTCATGCGCAGTCGCTCGGCGAGGGGCGCACCGCGGTTCTCGCCCAGTCGCCGGGGCTCGGCGCGGGGCCGCTGGACGGTGCGGCCGTCCCGGAGCAGGGGGTTTCGGCCGACGCCTGTGCGGACGAGGGGACCGTCCTCGACAACGGGCTGCTGCGCGTCACCGTCGACCGGGACGGGCTGATCGCCTCCGTCCTCGACCTGGCGGCGGGCCGCGAGGTCCTGGTCCCCGGCCATCGGGCCAACCTCCTCCAGCTGCACCCGGACCACCCGAACAACTGGGACGCCTGGGACATCGACGTCCACTACCGCCGCTCACGCACCGACCTGACCGACGCCGAGCTGGTCGAACTGGTGGAGGAGGGACCGCTGCGGGCGGCCGTGCGGGTGGTGCGTGCGTTCGGCGCGTCCAGGATCGTGCAGGAGATCCGGCTGGCCGCGGGGAGCAGGCAGGTCGACATCGAGACCGAGGTGGACTGGCAGGAGTCGGAGAAGGTCCTCAAGGCGGCGTTCCCGCTCGATGTGCACGCCGAACGGTCCACGTCCGAGATCCAGTTCGGCCACGTCCACCGGCCGACCCACGACAACACCGGCTGGGATGCGGCCCGTTTCGAGATCTGCGCCCATCGCTGGCTGCGGGTCGCCGAGCCGGGCTACGGCATCGCGCTGCTCAACGACTCGACGTACGGGCACGAGGTGACCCGGACCCCGCACACAACGGGCCTCGGCACGACCGTACGGCTCACGCTGCTGCGCGCCCCGCACAGCCCCGACCCGGCAACCGACCTCGGCACGCACCGGTTCCGGTACGCGCTGGCGCCCGGCGTGGAGATCACCGACGCGGTCCGGGAGGGGCTGGCGCTCAATCTGCCGCTGCGCGCCGCGGTCGCCCCGGCGGTGCCGTCGGTCGTGGCGACCGGCCATCCGGCGGTGACCGTGGAGTCGGTGAAGCTGGCCGAGGACCGCAGCGGCGATGTCATCGTCCGGCTGTACGAGTCGGCCGGCGGCCGGGCCGACGCGACACTCCGGGCCTCGTTCCCCGTCGTCGCGGCGCAGATCACCGACCTGCTGGAACGGCCGCTGCACGCGGCGGCGGCCGACGCGCACGGCCTCGCCCTGACGCTGCGGCCGTTCCAGATCCTGACGGTGCGGCTGACCCCTGCGTGAGGAACCGCCCCGGCCCGCGTCGGCGCCGTTCGCGGCCGTCGCGGGTCAGGGGCGGGGCATGTTCCGGAGGTTGGAGCGGGCCATCTGGACCATCCGGCCCACTCCGCCGTCCAGCACGATCTTGCTCGCGGAGAGCGCGAAGCCGGTCACCATGTCCGCGCTGATCTTCGGCGGGATGGAGAGCGCGTTGGGGTCGGTG
Protein-coding regions in this window:
- a CDS encoding alpha-mannosidase; the protein is MHDDSTLVEGRLERALRQFIRPAEYAARIPLTLAVWHAPGEPVPVAQALGARYEPFSAGTAWGSPWTTSWFRLDGAVPREWAGRRVEVVVDPGFSGQAPGFQAEGMLYDTEGIPLKGVHPRNRHLTVGAPAAGGERVSLLLEAAANPAVLEHGFEPTPLGDVLTAGDDPLYRFTSADLAVLDEGVWHLVLDIEVLSELMRELPTDRSRRHEILRALERMLDALDLHDVSGTAAAGRAELAEALSRPASASAHRISATGHAHIDSAWLWPLRETVRKASRTFANVTTLAKDYPELVFACSQAQQYAWVKEHQPHIWERIVRAVADGQWEPVGSMWVESDANLPGGEALARQIVHGKRFFEQELGVETEEIWLPDSFGCTAAFPQLARLAGIRWFLTQKLSWNQTDRMPHHTFWWEGIDGTRLFTHFPPVDTYNAHFHGLELAHAEKNFTDKGRATRSLMPFGWGDGGGGPTREMMEKARRLSDLEGSPRVGIEKPSAFFAAAEEEYGAQAPVWSGELYLELHRATYTTQAKTKQGNRRSEHLLRETELWATAAALRAPAYRYPYEALDRIWKTVLLHQFHDILPGSSIAWVHREARDTYERVRGELADLVAEAVTALGAAQGLVALNSCPYQRSQVVELDAEASAVLPSGAHAQSLGEGRTAVLAQSPGLGAGPLDGAAVPEQGVSADACADEGTVLDNGLLRVTVDRDGLIASVLDLAAGREVLVPGHRANLLQLHPDHPNNWDAWDIDVHYRRSRTDLTDAELVELVEEGPLRAAVRVVRAFGASRIVQEIRLAAGSRQVDIETEVDWQESEKVLKAAFPLDVHAERSTSEIQFGHVHRPTHDNTGWDAARFEICAHRWLRVAEPGYGIALLNDSTYGHEVTRTPHTTGLGTTVRLTLLRAPHSPDPATDLGTHRFRYALAPGVEITDAVREGLALNLPLRAAVAPAVPSVVATGHPAVTVESVKLAEDRSGDVIVRLYESAGGRADATLRASFPVVAAQITDLLERPLHAAAADAHGLALTLRPFQILTVRLTPA